One window of the Staphylococcus equorum genome contains the following:
- a CDS encoding acetyl-CoA carboxylase biotin carboxylase subunit: MYRCLIANRGEIAVRIIRACREMDVETVAIYALGDETSLHVSLADQAICIGEANPLESYLNQDRIISAAKISGATAIHPGYGFLSESTSFAQKVEENNIDFIGPTQLTMEMMGDKITARQTVDDAGVPIIPGSTNAVESIEEVKKISKDIGFPLVLKAASGGGGKGIRIVKTVGELAKAFKEAKSEGEKYFGDDRIYVESFIPVAKHVEVQVIGDGKNNYIHLGERDCSVQRKNQKLIEESPCAAITEETRNAMCTDAVKVANASNYRSAGTIEFLVTDEAYYFIEMNARIQVEHTVTEMRANRDLLQAQLYLMINGELPFTQEDIVFDGHVIEARINAENPERQFQPSPGKVEALHLPQGFNVRVDSLLYQGYTVSPYYDSLVAKVIVKAPDRQRAINKLKVTLDEMVIDGFTTTADFLYAVLSYPLYADGDAKEVDIKFLDRHQIIKGVS, from the coding sequence GTGTATCGTTGTTTAATAGCAAACAGAGGAGAGATAGCTGTTAGAATTATCCGAGCATGTAGAGAGATGGATGTTGAAACAGTAGCTATATATGCATTAGGGGATGAAACGAGTTTACATGTGAGTTTAGCTGATCAAGCTATTTGCATAGGTGAGGCAAATCCACTAGAGAGTTATTTGAATCAAGATCGAATTATTAGCGCCGCCAAAATCAGTGGCGCTACTGCAATACATCCAGGGTATGGCTTTTTATCAGAGAGTACTTCTTTTGCACAAAAAGTAGAAGAAAATAATATTGATTTCATTGGCCCAACACAATTGACGATGGAAATGATGGGTGATAAAATCACCGCTCGTCAAACAGTTGATGATGCGGGCGTGCCAATTATTCCTGGTTCTACGAATGCTGTGGAGTCAATTGAAGAAGTGAAGAAAATATCAAAAGATATTGGTTTCCCTCTAGTTTTAAAAGCTGCTAGCGGTGGCGGTGGTAAAGGTATTAGAATTGTTAAAACAGTTGGTGAATTAGCTAAAGCTTTTAAAGAAGCCAAGAGTGAGGGAGAAAAGTATTTTGGTGATGATCGTATTTATGTTGAATCGTTCATTCCCGTAGCGAAACATGTAGAAGTTCAAGTCATTGGTGATGGTAAGAATAATTACATACATTTAGGGGAAAGAGATTGTTCTGTACAAAGAAAAAACCAAAAATTAATTGAAGAATCACCATGTGCAGCAATAACAGAAGAGACTAGAAATGCAATGTGTACTGATGCTGTCAAAGTCGCAAATGCTTCTAATTATAGAAGTGCAGGCACAATCGAATTTTTAGTAACAGACGAAGCATATTATTTCATTGAAATGAATGCGCGTATTCAAGTAGAACATACGGTGACTGAAATGAGAGCGAATAGGGATTTACTACAAGCTCAACTATACTTGATGATAAATGGTGAATTGCCTTTTACACAGGAAGATATAGTTTTTGATGGACATGTAATCGAAGCACGAATTAATGCAGAGAACCCAGAACGACAATTCCAACCTTCACCAGGTAAAGTAGAAGCATTACACTTACCACAAGGATTTAACGTACGTGTAGATAGTTTACTTTACCAAGGTTATACTGTTTCTCCTTACTATGATTCTTTAGTAGCAAAAGTGATTGTAAAAGCACCCGACAGACAACGTGCAATCAATAAATTAAAAGTCACTTTAGATGAAATGGTGATAGACGGTTTTACAACAACTGCTGACTTTTTATACGCAGTATTATCATATCCATTGTATGCAGATGGAGATGCAAAAGAAGTAGATATAAAATTTTTAGATAGACATCAAATTATCAAGGGGGTATCTTAA
- the pxpA gene encoding 5-oxoprolinase subunit PxpA, with product MQVDLNCDLGEAFGNYSFGGDEQIIPLITSANIACGFHAGDQHVMNETIKLAKAHGVGIGAHPGLPDLQGFGRRNMDLSPNEIYDIVVYQIGALSGFCKIHNVKINHVKPHGALYQMGARNKDIARAIAQAVFDIDKTLIYVGLSNTSLISEAKLVGLTTASEVFADRRYEDDGQLVSRKEHDALITDTNEAIEQVVNMVKSQTVVAKSQKTISIEADTICVHGDGAHALEFVTQIRERLTKEGVSIKSLGG from the coding sequence ATGCAAGTAGACTTAAATTGTGATCTCGGTGAAGCATTCGGTAATTACTCATTTGGAGGGGATGAACAAATCATCCCACTAATTACTTCAGCAAATATCGCTTGTGGTTTTCACGCTGGTGACCAACATGTAATGAATGAAACAATTAAATTAGCCAAAGCACATGGTGTAGGAATCGGTGCTCATCCAGGATTGCCAGATTTACAAGGATTTGGACGTAGAAATATGGATTTATCACCAAATGAAATTTATGATATTGTTGTTTATCAAATTGGTGCATTAAGTGGATTTTGTAAAATTCATAACGTGAAGATTAATCACGTAAAACCGCATGGTGCCCTTTATCAAATGGGAGCTAGAAATAAAGATATAGCTCGTGCAATCGCACAAGCAGTATTTGATATTGACAAGACCCTAATATATGTGGGATTATCTAACACGTCATTAATTTCTGAAGCTAAATTAGTTGGTTTAACAACAGCTTCAGAAGTCTTTGCAGATAGACGTTACGAAGACGATGGCCAACTTGTAAGTAGGAAAGAACACGATGCACTAATTACGGATACAAATGAAGCAATTGAGCAAGTAGTTAACATGGTGAAATCGCAAACCGTTGTCGCAAAAAGCCAAAAGACCATCAGCATAGAAGCTGATACAATTTGTGTGCATGGAGATGGTGCACATGCTCTCGAGTTTGTAACACAAATTAGAGAAAGATTAACGAAAGAAGGCGTTTCTATAAAAAGTCTAGGGGGCTAA
- a CDS encoding NRAMP family divalent metal transporter, which yields MKERLSSEEKGFEFTKNHKRLLLGSVFLMATSAIGPAFLTQTAVFTAQFTSSFAFAILLSIIIDIGAQINIWRVLVVTGKRGQEVANEIFNGLGTIISILIAIGGLAFNIGNIAGAGLGLNAIFGLDVKIGAAITAVLAIGIFISKSGQKIMDFVTMCLGMLMIVVIAFVMFKANPPYAEAAKHLVMPEQPLALVLPIITLVGGTVGGYITFAGAHRILDSGIKGKEYLPFINKAAISGILTTGVLRALLFLAVLGVVVTGVTLSSENPPASVFEHVLGPVGRSIFGVVLFAAAMSSVIGSAYTSATFLKTLHKSIYNKTNIIVISFIVVSSLVFLFIGQPVTLLIVAGALNGFILPITLGTILIASKRKSIVGDYHHPTWMLLFGILAVIVTIAAALFSLQSLSGLFGS from the coding sequence ATGAAAGAAAGATTAAGTTCTGAAGAAAAAGGTTTTGAGTTCACAAAAAACCATAAAAGGTTATTATTAGGTTCGGTATTTTTAATGGCAACATCTGCTATAGGACCAGCATTTTTAACTCAAACCGCAGTATTTACTGCACAATTTACTTCAAGTTTCGCATTTGCTATTCTATTATCTATTATTATAGATATTGGAGCGCAAATAAATATTTGGAGAGTATTAGTAGTTACCGGTAAACGTGGTCAAGAAGTAGCAAATGAGATATTCAATGGGCTAGGTACAATTATTTCAATACTGATAGCCATTGGAGGATTAGCTTTCAATATCGGTAATATAGCAGGCGCTGGGCTTGGTTTAAATGCCATTTTCGGTTTAGATGTGAAGATTGGTGCTGCGATTACAGCAGTTCTAGCGATCGGTATCTTTATTAGTAAAAGTGGTCAAAAGATTATGGACTTTGTCACAATGTGTTTAGGTATGCTCATGATTGTAGTCATAGCATTCGTAATGTTCAAGGCCAATCCGCCATATGCAGAAGCGGCTAAACATTTAGTTATGCCAGAACAACCATTGGCGCTTGTATTACCGATTATTACTTTGGTAGGTGGAACAGTTGGTGGTTATATTACTTTTGCAGGGGCGCATAGAATTTTAGACTCTGGAATTAAAGGCAAAGAATATTTACCATTTATTAACAAAGCCGCCATCTCTGGCATATTGACTACCGGCGTTTTAAGAGCTTTATTATTCTTAGCGGTACTGGGTGTAGTTGTTACAGGTGTTACTTTAAGTTCAGAAAACCCACCAGCTTCAGTCTTTGAACATGTACTTGGACCAGTTGGACGTAGTATCTTTGGTGTCGTATTATTCGCAGCTGCAATGTCATCTGTAATTGGTTCTGCTTATACGAGTGCGACATTTTTAAAAACACTACATAAATCGATATACAATAAAACCAATATAATCGTAATTAGTTTTATTGTTGTTTCTTCACTAGTATTTTTATTCATAGGTCAACCAGTCACTTTATTAATTGTTGCTGGCGCACTTAACGGTTTTATTCTACCAATTACGTTAGGTACGATTTTAATAGCTAGTAAACGAAAATCAATTGTCGGAGATTATCATCATCCAACGTGGATGTTACTCTTTGGTATATTGGCAGTAATAGTTACAATTGCTGCAGCATTATTCTCTCTACAAAGCTTATCAGGTTTATTTGGTAGTTAA
- the mtnN gene encoding 5'-methylthioadenosine/S-adenosylhomocysteine nucleosidase: protein MIGIIGAMEEEVAILKDKLETLEEIKIAHVIFYKGRLHDKEIVLTQSGIGKVNVAISTTLLIEKFKPDVIINTGSAGALDKTLNVGDVVVSDMVAYHDADARAFGYQLGQIPQMPAQFIADEHLIKKATDAINEQQLVAKTGLIVSGDSFIGTTEQRTTIKTNFPQAMAAEMEATAIAQTCYQFNLPFIITRAISDLADGDAGITFDVFLEKAAISSSEIVERLIKTI from the coding sequence ATGATAGGTATTATAGGTGCTATGGAAGAAGAAGTAGCAATCTTAAAAGATAAACTTGAAACATTAGAAGAAATAAAAATTGCGCATGTAATATTCTATAAAGGTCGTCTACATGATAAAGAGATAGTACTTACACAAAGTGGTATTGGTAAAGTGAATGTTGCAATTTCTACGACATTATTAATTGAGAAATTTAAACCTGATGTAATTATTAATACAGGCTCTGCAGGAGCTTTAGACAAAACATTAAATGTTGGTGATGTTGTTGTCAGTGATATGGTTGCTTATCATGATGCAGATGCAAGAGCGTTTGGTTATCAGTTAGGACAAATACCGCAAATGCCAGCACAATTTATTGCTGATGAGCATTTAATTAAAAAGGCAACAGATGCAATAAATGAACAACAACTTGTAGCTAAAACTGGGTTAATTGTGAGTGGAGATAGCTTTATTGGTACAACTGAGCAACGTACGACGATTAAAACGAACTTCCCACAAGCAATGGCTGCAGAAATGGAAGCTACTGCAATTGCACAAACCTGCTATCAATTTAATTTGCCATTCATAATTACGCGTGCAATTTCAGATTTAGCTGACGGCGATGCTGGTATTACGTTCGATGTATTTTTAGAAAAAGCAGCAATATCTTCTAGTGAAATTGTTGAGCGTTTAATTAAAACTATATAA